One genomic region from Candidatus Tisiphia endosymbiont of Dioctria linearis encodes:
- the fmt gene encoding methionyl-tRNA formyltransferase, with protein MKVIFMGTPEFAVPTLRELINSNNHPVVGVFTQAAKSKGRGLNEVASPVHLLASKYNIPTYTPKTLRTEEVTHLINSIEADIIVVVAYGFLIPQVILQAKKYGCLNIHPSSLPRHRGAAPLQRTIIEGDLETSVCIMQMDEGLDTGDIILQHSLSLSPRITLPILHDQCAKIGADLLIKTLDNIDNLPKIIQDKNGVTYAHKLKKEEGKIDWCETAYKIDCKIRGMNPWPGVYFEYRGKVIKILEAYYNDLDINLPPGTVVNNNSVLEVACGKGTLIIQKLQQEGRKILNAEEFMRGLQSPITRLPCY; from the coding sequence AGTTAATTAACAGCAACAACCACCCGGTGGTTGGCGTATTTACTCAAGCTGCAAAATCTAAAGGAAGAGGGCTAAATGAGGTAGCATCGCCTGTACATCTCTTAGCATCAAAATATAATATTCCAACTTATACCCCTAAAACTTTGAGGACAGAAGAAGTAACCCATTTAATTAATTCAATTGAGGCGGATATAATAGTGGTAGTTGCTTATGGGTTTTTAATACCGCAAGTTATCCTGCAAGCTAAAAAATATGGATGTCTTAATATTCATCCGTCAAGTTTACCACGTCATAGGGGGGCAGCTCCACTACAACGTACTATTATAGAAGGTGATTTAGAAACTTCTGTATGTATAATGCAGATGGATGAAGGGCTGGATACTGGTGATATTATATTGCAGCATTCATTGTCACTTTCTCCTAGAATAACTTTACCAATTTTGCATGACCAATGTGCAAAAATAGGAGCAGATTTATTGATTAAAACCTTAGATAATATTGATAATTTACCAAAAATTATCCAGGATAAGAATGGGGTAACTTATGCTCATAAACTTAAGAAAGAAGAAGGGAAGATAGATTGGTGTGAGACTGCCTACAAAATAGATTGTAAAATTCGAGGTATGAATCCTTGGCCTGGTGTATATTTTGAATATAGAGGTAAAGTTATAAAGATTCTGGAAGCGTATTATAACGATTTGGATATTAATTTGCCACCTGGTACCGTAGTTAATAATAACAGTGTTTTGGAGGTAGCTTGTGGTAAAGGTACTTTGATCATCCAGAAATTACAGCAAGAAGGAAGAAAAATCTTAAACGCAGAAGAATTTATGCGTGGTTTACAAAGCCCTATAACTAGACTACCTTGCTATTAA